From a region of the Euwallacea similis isolate ESF13 chromosome 3, ESF131.1, whole genome shotgun sequence genome:
- the LOC136420087 gene encoding uncharacterized protein isoform X1 yields MAFRIITEVHPVFLVIILCITAHQVNTHQQITVKDLFKSQTDLVALVRVPRQAGAPQAPTQEDVVVRKARDSKYYSGEDKYRQGYKDETRGGGALKQDGFAEDDQGVKGGTGLGKRCTTCETGYLRGRGGYDRNDRDPYASYYSRGRYDPYDSYGRDGYADDYDRDYRGRTRYPYSSYDRYDPRERYYERSQGYDRGSGYDRGLGYDRGQGYDNRGYDYRERSNYIPYYRDRYDPFYDDYYNRGSGASGYDAYSGRGYYGRPDYYGGNGVYGGNGGYGGNGGYGGGYGGYGGGYGGNGVYARGYSYGDRDRYIPNNGYGDSGYGNGGYGANTYRSRYPTSNDYDSGYRYRSYLYDRPSSTTVDPPKNADNEPSNTASPQQGSSSGRIQ; encoded by the exons ATGGCATTTCGAATAATTACCGAG GTGCATCCGGTCTTCCTCGTGATCATACTCTGCATTACTGCCCATCAAGTGAACACTCACCAGCAAATCACCGTCAAAGACCTCTTCAAATCTCAAACAGACTTAGTGGCCTTAGTTCGAGTGCCTAGACAAGCTGGTGCACCACAAGCACCGACGCAAGAAGATGTGGTAGTTCGGAAGGCAAGAGACAGCAAATACTATTCTGGAGAGGATAAATACAGACAAGGATACAAAGATGAAACCAGGGGTGGGGGGGCCTTGAAACAAGATGGATTTGCTGAAGATGACCAGGGTGTCAAAGGTGGTACCGGATTAGGGAAGAGGTGTACTACTTGTGAAACTGGATATTTAAGAGGTCGTGGAGGTTATGATAG GAATGATCGTGATCCATATGCAAGCTACTACAGTAGAGGCAGGTACGATCCTTACGACAGCTACGGTAGAGATGGATACGCTGATGATTATGATAG GGATTATAGAGGCAGAACCAGGTACCCATATTCGTCTTACGACAGGTATGATCCTCGGGAGAGATATTACGAGAGATCACAAGGATACGACAGAGGATCAGGATACGACAGAGGACTAGGCTATGACAGAGGACAAGGCTACGATAATAGAGGGTACGATTATAGAGAGCGGAGCAATTACATCCCTTACTATAGAGATAGGTAC GACCCTTTCTATGATGATTACTATAACAGGGGCTCAGGAGCATCTGGATATGATGCCTATTCAGGAAGAGGATATTATGGACGGCCTGACTATTATGGGGGAAATGGAGTTTATGGTGGTAACGGTGGTTATGGAGGAAATGGAGGCTACGGTGGAGGCTATGGAGGGTACGGTGGAGGCTATGGAGGAAATGGAGTATACGCCAGGGGATACAGTTATGGAGATAGAGATCG TTACATACCTAATAATGGATATGGCGACAGCGGCTATGGCAATGGTGGTTACGGTGCAAACACCTACAGATCCAGGTATCCTACTTCAAATGACTACGACTCCGGATATAGATACCGAAGTTACCTTTATGATCGGCCTTCCTCGACGACGGTCGATCCTCCCAAAAATGCAGACAATGAGCCAAGTAACACTGCCAGTCCTCAACAGGGAAGTTCGTCAGGTAGAATACAATAA
- the LOC136420087 gene encoding TATA-binding protein-associated factor 2N-like isoform X2 produces MAFRIITEVHPVFLVIILCITAHQVNTHQQITVKDLFKSQTDLVALVRVPRQAGAPQAPTQEDVVVRKARDSKYYSGEDKYRQGYKDETRGGGALKQDGFAEDDQGVKGGTGLGKRCTTCETGYLRGRGGYDRNDRDPYASYYSRGRYDPYDSYGRDGYADDYDRDYRGRTRYPYSSYDRYDPRERYYERSQGYDRGSGYDRGLGYDRGQGYDNRGYDPFYDDYYNRGSGASGYDAYSGRGYYGRPDYYGGNGVYGGNGGYGGNGGYGGGYGGYGGGYGGNGVYARGYSYGDRDRYIPNNGYGDSGYGNGGYGANTYRSRYPTSNDYDSGYRYRSYLYDRPSSTTVDPPKNADNEPSNTASPQQGSSSGRIQ; encoded by the exons ATGGCATTTCGAATAATTACCGAG GTGCATCCGGTCTTCCTCGTGATCATACTCTGCATTACTGCCCATCAAGTGAACACTCACCAGCAAATCACCGTCAAAGACCTCTTCAAATCTCAAACAGACTTAGTGGCCTTAGTTCGAGTGCCTAGACAAGCTGGTGCACCACAAGCACCGACGCAAGAAGATGTGGTAGTTCGGAAGGCAAGAGACAGCAAATACTATTCTGGAGAGGATAAATACAGACAAGGATACAAAGATGAAACCAGGGGTGGGGGGGCCTTGAAACAAGATGGATTTGCTGAAGATGACCAGGGTGTCAAAGGTGGTACCGGATTAGGGAAGAGGTGTACTACTTGTGAAACTGGATATTTAAGAGGTCGTGGAGGTTATGATAG GAATGATCGTGATCCATATGCAAGCTACTACAGTAGAGGCAGGTACGATCCTTACGACAGCTACGGTAGAGATGGATACGCTGATGATTATGATAG GGATTATAGAGGCAGAACCAGGTACCCATATTCGTCTTACGACAGGTATGATCCTCGGGAGAGATATTACGAGAGATCACAAGGATACGACAGAGGATCAGGATACGACAGAGGACTAGGCTATGACAGAGGACAAGGCTACGATAATAGAGG GTACGACCCTTTCTATGATGATTACTATAACAGGGGCTCAGGAGCATCTGGATATGATGCCTATTCAGGAAGAGGATATTATGGACGGCCTGACTATTATGGGGGAAATGGAGTTTATGGTGGTAACGGTGGTTATGGAGGAAATGGAGGCTACGGTGGAGGCTATGGAGGGTACGGTGGAGGCTATGGAGGAAATGGAGTATACGCCAGGGGATACAGTTATGGAGATAGAGATCG TTACATACCTAATAATGGATATGGCGACAGCGGCTATGGCAATGGTGGTTACGGTGCAAACACCTACAGATCCAGGTATCCTACTTCAAATGACTACGACTCCGGATATAGATACCGAAGTTACCTTTATGATCGGCCTTCCTCGACGACGGTCGATCCTCCCAAAAATGCAGACAATGAGCCAAGTAACACTGCCAGTCCTCAACAGGGAAGTTCGTCAGGTAGAATACAATAA